tgtgtgtgtgtgtgtgtgtgtgtgtgtgtgtgtgtgtgtgtgtgagtgtgtgatcaGCTGACCTGCAGCGGTGTGAGGTCGAGGACTTCATCGCTGAACTAATGGATCAGGAGTTTGACACAGTGGTGGATGATGGGAGTTTACCTCAggtatacacacatacatacacagacacagataaatatagaacaataaaatgtgTATATGGGATAGAAGAGGTGTTataaaggtcagaggtcacatgtTCCacctgtgtttccagctgtgtGACAGACTGATGCAGGTGTTCAGTCAGTGGCAGCAGGGGGCGCTGCAGCAGCTCAAACACACCATCGACACTCTCACACAGAAGAAGAGTCAGAGGGCAAAGGTCACCGCTGCGCCCACACAGTCTGATGACGACAGTGATGATGAAACACAGGTACGTCTCACCTGACACATGGGTCTTCAGTCCGCCTGGTgtcacagtgtgatgtcatcgtATCATGTGATGTCAGTAACGACGTGTTTCTATGTCCAGGTGATGGAGTGTGAATCCTCCGAGCAGTCGTCAGTCAGCAGGAaagatcctcctcctcctcctggtgaAGAAGAGGACGGGTGGACGATGGTGCGTAAGAAGAAGTGAGCAGGAAGATAAGGACCAGTATGAACTGTTGAACTCAGAtgcagctgacctttgacctttgggaaAAGACTGCGTGTAACACTGATAAAGACGGAGCGCGTCTTTAACGGGAGTTGATGTTCTGCGCTGTCATGGCGTCTGTGAGCGGCCTCATCGTGCCGCCGTGTGAGCAGAGAGGCGTCATTAAACCAGAGTGAGTCtggtttctgtgtttttatattaaacatgttGAAAGTGCTGCTGAGtgtctgtgtgatgtcatcagagtaTACTGTCATACTTTTATTGTAGCTACGCTCGCCAGTGCTGGCAACCAGAAACGGACGACCATGATTCATTCAGTCATCAAGTCTGTTAATTGTCtgataattaaaacaaacacgCCATCTTGCGGTGGTccttctaaaatgagcagtggttgAGCAGATCAGTGAGCTCTGTGTAACCCAGCGACAGACTAGCAGTCAGAAACTGACCCTTGAGGAGTCTCTCTGCTGTCCGGCCCAACAGAGGTTCAGCTCCGTACTGTGATCATCAGGAGAAATCAACCAGCGACTGGACCGCTGAGAGCCGGGAGGAGTCAGCTGATGTTTGATCTGTTGTGAGCTGGCCGGGGTGGTAGAAGGCAGAAGAGACGGTGAAGGATGGGAGCGGCCCTTCAGTGGGGGAAACTCCTGCATGCCCAGGATGTCATACCTGTCAGCCAGTGGGATGTCccaagggggaggagggggagacgGGCGCCTCGCATCATGTTTACTCCTGCAGGCAACAGCCCAGTTTTCCTGCTGATGTCGAGTCCAGCTCACCGGAGCCTTATTATCCCTGTCGACATGCGACCGTGCCATGACTGGAACATGACATTAGACTTGTTTGGGATGAGCCAGGCCTTCGCAGAATCAATCACCAGCGATCACtgcacaatgcatgctggttaaATTTGTGTACGACTTCATTCCGCCTTGCTCTGACATCATACAAAAGTGGACAACAATAATCTCACGAGACGGAGGCGTATCTGACTGATGTGTAATCAAAGCAGTTGTCTTGTATAAAATATGAAGCTtacagtgtcagctgggataggctccagcccccccgcgaccctcaagaggatgaagcggttagaagatgaatgaatgaattaacagtcacagtcacagtgtattcagcctgtgtagttggGGCGACAGGTCACACTGATCTGATGCTGACTGAGttcatgaacataaattacagatcacctgtaaaacattttaataaataaatcaataaaacaattgGAGACCgagaacaaactgataaatgggtctgataacattttaagaAATCGACATCAGATctgacaggatgtgagtgttcctgtgacttcctgtacgggcTGAGAAAACTGGCGGGAAACTGTCTCCGCCCCCTGCTGCAGTCGCCCCCCCCCTTTCGTCCACCTGCCAGGTGCTGCTGCTCTGGACTCAGCCCCCAGGAGAGACCACCGATCCCCGGTGTTAAAGCCCTGCTCAGAGACTCCTGTGATAACGGAAGCAGGTGCGGGACAGAGCTGGATCTTTATCCGTTCCTGGAGTGGACCAGTCGgggtcactgtgtttcctgctgccgCAGCCGGAGGAGCTCCGGGCGGGAAGGTGTTGGTTGAGCTTCAGCAGCCAGAGCTCGTCTTTCTCTCTTTAGTTCAGCTTCCGGAGCAGCAGTGAGGCTAAACTCAAAGCTAACAAGCTAGTAGCAGTGAGGCTAAAATCAAAGCTAACAAGGTAGTAGCAGTGAGGCTAAAATCAAAGCTAACAAGTTAGCAGCAGTGAGGCTAAAATCAAAGCTAACAAGGTAGTAGCAGTGAGGCTAAAATCAAAGCTAACAAGTTAGCAGCAGTGAGGCTAAAATcaaagctaacaagctagcagCAGTGAGGCTAAAATCACAGCTAACAAGCTAGCAGCAGTGAGGCTAAAATCAAAGCTAACAAGGTAGTAGCAGTGAAGCTAAAATCAAAGCTAACAAGTAAGCAGCAGTGAGGCTAAAATCAAAGCTAACAAGCTAGTAGCAGTGAGGCTAAAATCAAAGCTAACAAGGTAGTAGCAGTGAGGCTAAAATCAAAGCTAACAAGTTAGCAGCAGTGAGGCTAAAATCAAAGCTAACAAGGTAGTAGCAGTGAGGCTAAAATcaaagctaacaagctagcagCAGTGAGGCTAAAATCAAAGCTAACAAGGTAGTAGCAGTGAAGCTAAAATCAAAGCTAACAAGTAAGCAGCAGTGAGGCTAAAATCAAAGCTAACAAGCTAGTAGCAGTGAGGCTAAAATCAAAGCTAACAAGGTAGTAGCAGTGAGGCTAAAATCAAAGTTAACAAGTTAGCAGCAGTGAGGCTAAAATcaaagctaacaagctagcagcagtgaggctaaaaactaagctcctttttttttttttacatactatactatgattttcaATAACGAAAAATTCTACATactccatccatcttctaaccgcttcatcctcttgagggtcgtggggggtggagcctatcccagctgacattgggtgagaggcagggttcaccctggacaggtcaccagactatcacaggactgacacgtagagacagacaaccattcacactcacattcacacctacggacaatttagagtcaccaattaacctgcatgtctttggactgtgggaggaagctggagcacctggaggaaacccacactgacacagggagaacatgcaaactccgcacagaagggctcccacaattgggatcgaaccgggaaccctcttgctgtgaggcgacattgctaaccaccacaccaccgtgccgcccaaaTTCTACATACTGCGCTATAAATTTATAATGAAGGGGGTAGGCTATTTGTGGAAACACCAACAGCACTACAAGCTGAATCTATCGTCTAAAatcaaaacacactgaaagcaTGCCGTTTACGAGAAAGACACCGGCTGCAgcagtgaaaagaaaacatagtaGGCTAGGCTGAGTAAAAAGCACATTTAGGCTTAATGGTTCGATTTTTAGCCCCACTAAATATAAGGAACCATTGCTTGCTTTGTAGCTTACAGAGAAGTCCTAATGTGTCGAGCAGTCGGAGCTGTTAGTGCTGAAATCTGACCTCGTTTAGTCCAGCCATAGTCAATGCAGGCATTTTGTTTACATCTGAGATGATGCTGCGCCATCTAGTGGCCGTAAACCCTTTGGTTTAGGCAACGTTGAAAAAATTGGAAAAGTAAATTatacaaaaataatgaatgaatgaatgaaaaatgtaagGTGTTTGGTATCCAGCCTAATGTTTCATTATTGTTCAGCTTCGGCCAAGAaatttcatttcggtgcatccttactatattcggccgaatattgcaaaaaaacacacattcggtattcggtggaataagttaaaagcaaggctgaataatagcggagtgttttgataacgcaatcaaacagcgtgccgtgacgggcggagtaaaatgtcggcagtgtggcgatccgtccgtcaccacactcacatttgcgactaaaaatagttttgagcgagcaaaataggcttaaatcattcagcacgctgtgtgagcagcctacagattNNNNNNNNNNNNNNNNNNNNNNNNNNNNNNNNNNNNNNNNNNNNNNNNNNNNNNNNNNNNNNNNNNNNNNNNNNNNNNNNNNNNNNNNNNNNNNNNNNNNNNNNNNNNNNNNNNNNNNNNNNNNNNNNNNNNNNNNNNNNNNNNNNNNNNNNNNNNNNNNNNNNNNNNNNNNNNNNNNNNNNNNNNNNNNNNNNNNNNNNNNNNNNNNNNNNNNNNNNNNNNNNNNNNNNNNNNNNNNNNNNNNNNNNNNNNNNNNNNNNNNNNNNNNNNNNNNNNNNNccaattttggtaccgtgacaacactaatctggagggggttcatctgcaaaaactaatgaaaaactaaacaacaatattcggtattcagccaagcgtttaatattattcggcttcggccacaaattttcatttcggtgcatccgtAATCCCTACATAATGGTTAGCCTATCCACACAGTAGCCTATTACATGGGGACCTCAGGTGATTTAATTTTGGAGGTCGTCTGTGCTCTTAGTCCCAGTGAGTCGGCCATGTCCAGTCCGCAATTACAACTATACTGTGAAATAGTGAAATAAAAGACAAGCAATTATGTTCAAAACGTACACAGACCCATTATAATTTATTGTTTAGCCCCCCtaaccaaaccgtgacgtccgtaccgagggacttaccgaaccatgattttttggtACCTTACACctctactatttattgttctaaagatttttatccaaaaggacttttccttaggaaaagtaccgaaaagTATCAAAATTCCAATAccaagattttggtattgtgACATCACTACAATAGACAGACCTCAAAATGAAATTTTTCTGTATAATTTTTGAGAAGCGTATTATAAGTTTTCAATTTATTCTTTACAACATACTGTGCTATGAATTTataattacattattttatataaCTAACTATATTATAATTATGTTTAAGTTTATCAACATACCatactaagactttttaatacattttgaagACATGCAATACTTTTTTAGTAGTTAGTAAtcaataatattataatttatGTTTATAATTTATTATGCATACTTTAAATGAACACAGAATGACTTTTAATGATAATTTCTGACATTCTCGACTCTGATTCTTTAATGAAATTTTCATGACATACAATATTGTctttttgatttaatttctaCAAAATATTATTAgtatactatagtatgactttttatttttaaataccaTACCATACTATACAGAAGAAAGAGCAATTAGGAGGGTTGATGAAAAATCCTCTATTGCCCGTCACGTCAGAGATGCTAACCATCCTGTTTCCTCTCTCACCTTCTGTGTTATTCAGCAGATTAAAACACTGCGTAGAGGAGGTGATATGGAACGTCCTCTTCTACAGGCAGAGTGTAAACggatattaaaataaaaaatttaagataagataaaaaaattaacgtgactttttttctgaacttTTTCAATGAAAACGAGAAATACTATACAAAAACCTTTTTAAGGATGATTTTACAAACTATATCATGCTGAGATTCTGCATACAAACTATATCATGACATCTAGTGACACTTTTCTTAATTTTTAAATATACTAATCTATGATTTTTTGTATTgaaatttacatgtatttatgtattttttctgacatactatactatgactttgatggaattttttttttacaacatactataatatgacttgtTTAAGTTTTTGGCACACTAAGACTTTTTcatgaataatttatttatttattttttagatggtaaaatatgacatttatactatgctatgactttttataacaGATCTTATAACAATTTTCCATGTACTatactgggttttttttaatgacattttttgacaaagtATACTATGATTTTATAAttaaattttgactttttgattacatttttttcaactttcTACAGCACAACTGCGGTAATGAAACTTTTGACATCCCGTACTGTAATTTTATATAGTGTTTGGCACACTATACTTAAATagacttaaattaaaaatatttaattacattttatattgattTTATAATGACATATATGTATAAttgtataattaaaaaaatgatgctATACTGAGTTTACAAAGAAACTTTTACAACATGCCAtacctttttaaacaaaaatt
This genomic stretch from Epinephelus moara isolate mb chromosome 16, YSFRI_EMoa_1.0, whole genome shotgun sequence harbors:
- the tsr2 gene encoding pre-rRNA-processing protein TSR2 homolog, which codes for MAASAASRELFKEGVRAVLHTWPVLQIAVDNGFGGVYGQQKADWMVDVVQQFFHDNADLQRCEVEDFIAELMDQEFDTVVDDGSLPQLCDRLMQVFSQWQQGALQQLKHTIDTLTQKKSQRAKVTAAPTQSDDDSDDETQVMECESSEQSSVSRKDPPPPPGEEEDGWTMVRKKK